The Argopecten irradians isolate NY chromosome 6, Ai_NY, whole genome shotgun sequence genome has a window encoding:
- the LOC138325508 gene encoding uncharacterized protein C8orf74 homolog isoform X2 produces MAAVLSTTAAQHVASLSKEQGKQCLLKHLGWKPFDAEMAMRDDIHLDFLYECLMFTVEKGFPWEQVCAAVDFSETLLQESIGKSLPETLEIFKQKSEDLGFILAARNYKIYAEHVFLTFMRHYNLFQFVFTNNRESQNPNVKLEILTPPSSCSEALNAAKEKRIWEYNHKYEAVEQKERECAEKRAAKRDMQATEASQQKEQVIKKISENQQQQPLNKEKVGEIIREVLQAHTSAMVEKIKTNINDMREDLELKLEKTSIPRPPNMDQLVDDEEKLTFNIPGKPAPEVQHEAENSSSDSSEKT; encoded by the exons ATGGCGGCGGTTCTGTCAACAACTGCTGCACAGCACGTCGCAAGTCTTTCG AAAGAGCAAGGAAAACAATGCCTCCTAAAACATTTAGGATGGAAACCCTTCGATGCAGAGATGGCCATGCGAGACGACATCCATTTGGATTTCCTATACGAATGCCTTATGTTTACAGTAGAGAAAGGCTTCCCTTGGGAGCAGGTGTGTGCTGCAGTCGATTTCTCCGAAACCCTCTTACAGGAATCGATAG gTAAAAGTCTGCCAGAAACACTCGAAATATTCAAGCAGAAATCAGAAGATTTGGGATTCATTTTAGCTGCAAGAAATTACAAAATCTATGCAGAACATGtgtttttaacatttatgaGACATTACAATCTATTTCAATTTGTATTTACAAACAATCGTGAAAGTCAAAATCCAAATGTCAAACTAGAGATTCTTACACCTCCATCGTCATGCTCAGAAGCTCTAAATGCAGCTAAAGAGAAACGTATTTGGGAATATAATCATAAGTACGAGGCTGTAGAACAGAAGGAGAGAGAATGTGCCGAGAAGAGGGCAGCTAAACGAGACATGCAGGCTACAGAGGCCAGTCAACAAAAAGAGCAGGTCATCaagaaaatttcagaaaatcaACAGCAACAACCGTTAAATAAAGAG AaagtaggggagataatccgAGAAGTATTACAGGCTCATACCAGTGCTATGGTAGAGAAGATTAAGACTAATATAAACGACATGAGAGAGGACTTGGAGCTGAAGTTAGAGAAGACCAGCATCCCTCGCCCTCCTAACATGG ACCAACTTGTAGATGATGAGGAGAA GTTAACATTTAATATTCCAGGAAA GCCAGCCCCCGAGGTTCAACACGAAGCCGAAAACTCCAGCAGTGACTCCAGTGAAAAAACCTAA
- the LOC138325508 gene encoding uncharacterized protein C8orf74 homolog isoform X3, translating to MAAVLSTTAAQHVASLSKEQGKQCLLKHLGWKPFDAEMAMRDDIHLDFLYECLMFTVEKGFPWEQVCAAVDFSETLLQESIGKSLPETLEIFKQKSEDLGFILAARNYKIYAEHVFLTFMRHYNLFQFVFTNNRESQNPNVKLEILTPPSSCSEALNAAKEKRIWEYNHKYEAVEQKERECAEKRAAKRDMQATEASQQKEQVIKKISENQQQQPLNKEKVGEIIREVLQAHTSAMVEKIKTNINDMREDLELKLEKTSIPRPPNMDQLVDDEEKPAPEVQHEAENSSSDSSEKT from the exons ATGGCGGCGGTTCTGTCAACAACTGCTGCACAGCACGTCGCAAGTCTTTCG AAAGAGCAAGGAAAACAATGCCTCCTAAAACATTTAGGATGGAAACCCTTCGATGCAGAGATGGCCATGCGAGACGACATCCATTTGGATTTCCTATACGAATGCCTTATGTTTACAGTAGAGAAAGGCTTCCCTTGGGAGCAGGTGTGTGCTGCAGTCGATTTCTCCGAAACCCTCTTACAGGAATCGATAG gTAAAAGTCTGCCAGAAACACTCGAAATATTCAAGCAGAAATCAGAAGATTTGGGATTCATTTTAGCTGCAAGAAATTACAAAATCTATGCAGAACATGtgtttttaacatttatgaGACATTACAATCTATTTCAATTTGTATTTACAAACAATCGTGAAAGTCAAAATCCAAATGTCAAACTAGAGATTCTTACACCTCCATCGTCATGCTCAGAAGCTCTAAATGCAGCTAAAGAGAAACGTATTTGGGAATATAATCATAAGTACGAGGCTGTAGAACAGAAGGAGAGAGAATGTGCCGAGAAGAGGGCAGCTAAACGAGACATGCAGGCTACAGAGGCCAGTCAACAAAAAGAGCAGGTCATCaagaaaatttcagaaaatcaACAGCAACAACCGTTAAATAAAGAG AaagtaggggagataatccgAGAAGTATTACAGGCTCATACCAGTGCTATGGTAGAGAAGATTAAGACTAATATAAACGACATGAGAGAGGACTTGGAGCTGAAGTTAGAGAAGACCAGCATCCCTCGCCCTCCTAACATGG ACCAACTTGTAGATGATGAGGAGAA GCCAGCCCCCGAGGTTCAACACGAAGCCGAAAACTCCAGCAGTGACTCCAGTGAAAAAACCTAA
- the LOC138326423 gene encoding eukaryotic translation initiation factor 3 subunit I-like: MKPILLHGHERSITEIKYNREGDLIFSCAKDHQPNVWYSVNGERLGSFKGHTGAVWNIDVNWDTTYVLTGSADNSCKLWDCQTGKMLSTMESKTAVRTCGFSYSGNLIMYSTDKTMGHPCEIHIYDINDMREPAMIFPISGSKITSAVWGPYEEYIITGHENGELCHIDLKTGEKINGVMEHSKQINDIRYSKDMSMIITASKDTTAKLFDTVSLRHIKTYKTERPVNSAAISPIRDHRLKTQQQSKYNKCISFGPHH, translated from the exons ATG AAGCCTATTTTACTACATGGTCATGAGCGATCAATCACAGAGATCAAGTACAACAGGGAAGGAGATCTCATCTTTTCTTGTGCAAAGGATCACCAACCAAATGTGTGGTATTCAGTTAATGGGGAGAGACTAGGATCCTTTAAAGGACACACAGGAGCTGTATGGAATATAGATGTTAACT GGGACACAACCTATGTATTGACAGGATCTGCAGACAACTCTTGTAAACTATGGGATTGTCAAACAG GAAAGATGTTGTCGACGATGGAGTCTAAAACAGCTGTTAGGACGTGCGGCTTCTCGTACAGTGGAAACCTGATTATGTACTCCACAGATAAAACTATGGGACATCCTTGTGAAATCCACATCTATGACATAAATGACATGA GGGAGCCAGCAATGATTTTCCCCATTTCTGGATCAAAGATAACATCAGCTGTCTGGGGTCCATATGAAGAGTACATCATCACAGGTCATGAAAACGGAGAGTTATGTCACATAGACTTGAAG ACTGGTGAGAAGATCAATGGTGTCATGGAACATTCTAAACAGATCAATGATATTCGTTACTCCAAAGACATGTCCATGATAATCACAGCATCTAAAGACACAACAGCGAAA CTTTTCGATACAGTATCCTTACGTCACATCAAAACCTACAAAACAGAGAGACCAGTCAACTCAGCGGCCATTTCTCCAATCAGAGATCAT CGTCTAAAGACACAACAGCAAAGTAAGTACAACAAATGTATCTCATTTGGACCCCACCACTGA
- the LOC138325508 gene encoding uncharacterized protein C8orf74 homolog isoform X1 — MAAVLSTTAAQHVASLSKEQGKQCLLKHLGWKPFDAEMAMRDDIHLDFLYECLMFTVEKGFPWEQVCAAVDFSETLLQESIGKSLPETLEIFKQKSEDLGFILAARNYKIYAEHVFLTFMRHYNLFQFVFTNNRESQNPNVKLEILTPPSSCSEALNAAKEKRIWEYNHKYEAVEQKERECAEKRAAKRDMQATEASQQKEQVIKKISENQQQQPLNKEKVGEIIREVLQAHTSAMVEKIKTNINDMREDLELKLEKTSIPRPPNMGQPPRFNTKPKTPAVTPVKKPKSPKAERKKSSAGSSRSRSRASKS; from the exons ATGGCGGCGGTTCTGTCAACAACTGCTGCACAGCACGTCGCAAGTCTTTCG AAAGAGCAAGGAAAACAATGCCTCCTAAAACATTTAGGATGGAAACCCTTCGATGCAGAGATGGCCATGCGAGACGACATCCATTTGGATTTCCTATACGAATGCCTTATGTTTACAGTAGAGAAAGGCTTCCCTTGGGAGCAGGTGTGTGCTGCAGTCGATTTCTCCGAAACCCTCTTACAGGAATCGATAG gTAAAAGTCTGCCAGAAACACTCGAAATATTCAAGCAGAAATCAGAAGATTTGGGATTCATTTTAGCTGCAAGAAATTACAAAATCTATGCAGAACATGtgtttttaacatttatgaGACATTACAATCTATTTCAATTTGTATTTACAAACAATCGTGAAAGTCAAAATCCAAATGTCAAACTAGAGATTCTTACACCTCCATCGTCATGCTCAGAAGCTCTAAATGCAGCTAAAGAGAAACGTATTTGGGAATATAATCATAAGTACGAGGCTGTAGAACAGAAGGAGAGAGAATGTGCCGAGAAGAGGGCAGCTAAACGAGACATGCAGGCTACAGAGGCCAGTCAACAAAAAGAGCAGGTCATCaagaaaatttcagaaaatcaACAGCAACAACCGTTAAATAAAGAG AaagtaggggagataatccgAGAAGTATTACAGGCTCATACCAGTGCTATGGTAGAGAAGATTAAGACTAATATAAACGACATGAGAGAGGACTTGGAGCTGAAGTTAGAGAAGACCAGCATCCCTCGCCCTCCTAACATGG GCCAGCCCCCGAGGTTCAACACGAAGCCGAAAACTCCAGCAGTGACTCCAGTGAAAAAACCTAAAAGCCCCAAGGCAGAACGGAAGAAGTCATCAGCTGGGTCGAGTAGAAGCAGGAGCAGAGCTTCCAAGTCTTGA
- the LOC138325508 gene encoding uncharacterized protein C8orf74 homolog isoform X4, with the protein MAAVLSTTAAQHVASLSKEQGKQCLLKHLGWKPFDAEMAMRDDIHLDFLYECLMFTVEKGFPWEQVCAAVDFSETLLQESIGKSLPETLEIFKQKSEDLGFILAARNYKIYAEHVFLTFMRHYNLFQFVFTNNRESQNPNVKLEILTPPSSCSEALNAAKEKRIWEYNHKYEAVEQKERECAEKRAAKRDMQATEASQQKEQVIKKISENQQQQPLNKEKVGEIIREVLQAHTSAMVEKIKTNINDMREDLELKLEKTSIPRPPNMG; encoded by the exons ATGGCGGCGGTTCTGTCAACAACTGCTGCACAGCACGTCGCAAGTCTTTCG AAAGAGCAAGGAAAACAATGCCTCCTAAAACATTTAGGATGGAAACCCTTCGATGCAGAGATGGCCATGCGAGACGACATCCATTTGGATTTCCTATACGAATGCCTTATGTTTACAGTAGAGAAAGGCTTCCCTTGGGAGCAGGTGTGTGCTGCAGTCGATTTCTCCGAAACCCTCTTACAGGAATCGATAG gTAAAAGTCTGCCAGAAACACTCGAAATATTCAAGCAGAAATCAGAAGATTTGGGATTCATTTTAGCTGCAAGAAATTACAAAATCTATGCAGAACATGtgtttttaacatttatgaGACATTACAATCTATTTCAATTTGTATTTACAAACAATCGTGAAAGTCAAAATCCAAATGTCAAACTAGAGATTCTTACACCTCCATCGTCATGCTCAGAAGCTCTAAATGCAGCTAAAGAGAAACGTATTTGGGAATATAATCATAAGTACGAGGCTGTAGAACAGAAGGAGAGAGAATGTGCCGAGAAGAGGGCAGCTAAACGAGACATGCAGGCTACAGAGGCCAGTCAACAAAAAGAGCAGGTCATCaagaaaatttcagaaaatcaACAGCAACAACCGTTAAATAAAGAG AaagtaggggagataatccgAGAAGTATTACAGGCTCATACCAGTGCTATGGTAGAGAAGATTAAGACTAATATAAACGACATGAGAGAGGACTTGGAGCTGAAGTTAGAGAAGACCAGCATCCCTCGCCCTCCTAACATGG GTTAA